One genomic segment of Candidatus Coatesbacteria bacterium includes these proteins:
- a CDS encoding heterodisulfide reductase subunit C has translation MDRARPDHATTSHSLPLRKARMELDLENLGARDPLRRRVEELSGEHLADCYQCGCCTAGCPTAYQMEHGPHRVIRLLQLGAGEELLELDTPWICASCETCATRCPKGVSIAEVMDALRQIARMRGVSPPNPNARVFNDRFLGTMRRHGRVFELEVGLFYNLSSGNFFNHIAQFPALVFSGKMKPIPDRAPKKARKRMRRIMDRVAELERGGEVDQ, from the coding sequence ATGGATCGGGCGCGGCCCGATCATGCAACGACGTCGCATTCCCTCCCGTTACGAAAGGCCCGCATGGAGCTGGACCTGGAAAACCTCGGCGCCCGGGATCCCCTGCGTCGCCGTGTCGAGGAGCTCTCCGGCGAGCACCTGGCCGATTGCTACCAGTGCGGCTGCTGCACCGCCGGCTGTCCGACGGCCTACCAGATGGAGCACGGTCCCCACCGGGTGATCCGGCTGCTACAGCTCGGCGCCGGCGAGGAGCTTCTCGAACTCGACACCCCCTGGATCTGCGCCAGTTGCGAAACCTGCGCCACCCGCTGCCCCAAGGGCGTCTCCATCGCCGAGGTGATGGACGCCCTGCGGCAGATCGCCCGGATGCGCGGCGTCAGCCCGCCCAATCCCAACGCCCGGGTCTTCAACGACCGCTTCCTGGGTACCATGCGCCGCCATGGCCGGGTCTTCGAACTCGAGGTCGGCCTGTTCTACAACCTCTCCTCGGGTAACTTCTTCAACCATATCGCCCAGTTCCCCGCCCTGGTCTTCAGCGGCAAGATGAAACCGATCCCCGACCGGGCGCCCAAGAAGGCCCGGAAGCGGATGCGGCGGATCATGGACCGCGTGGCCGAGCTGGAGCGCGGCGGGGAGGTCGACCAGTGA